Proteins found in one Kineosporia sp. NBRC 101731 genomic segment:
- a CDS encoding AraC family transcriptional regulator has protein sequence MSSDPLSAALSLIDARCVLARALKAQGPWSLTLQAHAPLMLVAPVRGEFWLTVPGADRQIRLAEGDIAVVHGDLRQIMSSDPGLSPTDGEALFRRHDRNSQTVQLGERPDVALVGGHIALDRSGEELLLAALEPLTHIRASDGQAPALRWLLDRLLGEMENEQGGSEFAAQQYASLLFVEVLRGYLADPTACPPSWLRVLATPSLAPAVHRMQADPQRNWTLEDLARTVAMSRTTFAERFREAAGMPPLTYLTHWRMRLAERALTEDDVTIAALSHSLGYSTESSFSHAFKRIHGISPGRYRGQRRNADTPALTGHAV, from the coding sequence GTGTCCAGTGACCCTCTGTCAGCCGCCCTGTCCCTGATCGACGCCCGGTGCGTGCTCGCCCGGGCCCTCAAGGCCCAGGGGCCCTGGTCGCTGACGCTGCAGGCCCACGCCCCGCTGATGCTCGTCGCCCCGGTCCGGGGTGAGTTCTGGCTGACCGTCCCCGGTGCCGACCGGCAGATCCGGCTGGCCGAGGGAGACATCGCCGTGGTGCACGGTGACCTGCGGCAGATCATGTCCAGCGATCCCGGCCTGAGCCCCACCGACGGGGAGGCGCTGTTCCGGCGCCACGACCGGAACAGCCAGACCGTGCAGCTGGGCGAGCGACCCGACGTGGCCCTGGTCGGCGGTCACATCGCGCTCGACCGCAGCGGCGAGGAACTGTTGCTGGCCGCACTGGAACCCCTCACCCATATCCGGGCGAGTGACGGCCAGGCCCCGGCGCTGCGCTGGCTGCTCGACCGTCTCCTCGGCGAGATGGAGAATGAGCAGGGCGGTTCCGAGTTCGCCGCCCAGCAGTACGCGAGCCTGCTGTTCGTCGAGGTGCTGCGCGGCTACCTGGCCGACCCGACCGCCTGCCCGCCCAGCTGGCTGCGGGTACTGGCCACGCCCAGCCTGGCCCCGGCCGTGCACCGGATGCAGGCCGACCCGCAGCGCAACTGGACCCTCGAAGACCTCGCCCGCACCGTCGCCATGTCGCGCACCACGTTCGCCGAGCGCTTCCGCGAGGCCGCCGGCATGCCCCCGCTGACCTACCTCACGCACTGGCGCATGCGCCTGGCCGAACGCGCGCTCACGGAGGACGACGTCACCATCGCCGCCCTCTCACACTCCCTGGGCTACTCCACCGAGTCGTCGTTCAGCCACGCCTTCAAGCGCATCCACGGCATTTCCCCCGGTCGTTACCGCGGGCAGCGCCGCAACGCCGATACGCCCGCCCTGACCGGGCACGCTGTGTGA
- a CDS encoding alpha/beta hydrolase — protein MPTITTPDGVDIYYVEHGTGQPIIFSHGWPLNSDAWAQELKVFADAGYRAIAHDRRGHGRSSATTTGNDIDTYARDLAALVEALDLRDVVVVGHSTGGGEVVRYAAQYAAGRVAKVVTIGAVPPQMVANDANPDGVPIEVFDGIRESVLKDRSQFWKDLSESFFGANHGRDVSQGAKDDFWRMGMTADLVSAYDCVKAFSETNFVEDLKALEVPIFIGHGDDDQIVPLANAAEKSIKLVKDGTLKIYAGAPHGVHGDFQQQWQKDVLAWLA, from the coding sequence ATGCCCACCATCACCACCCCCGACGGCGTTGACATCTACTACGTCGAGCACGGCACCGGGCAGCCGATCATCTTCAGCCACGGCTGGCCGCTGAACTCCGACGCCTGGGCCCAGGAGCTCAAGGTCTTCGCCGACGCCGGCTACCGCGCCATCGCCCACGACCGTCGTGGTCACGGCCGCTCCAGCGCGACCACCACCGGCAACGACATCGATACCTACGCGCGTGACCTCGCGGCCCTGGTCGAGGCCCTCGACCTGCGGGACGTGGTCGTCGTCGGCCACTCCACCGGTGGTGGCGAGGTGGTGCGCTACGCCGCGCAGTACGCCGCCGGCCGGGTCGCGAAGGTCGTCACCATCGGCGCCGTCCCGCCGCAGATGGTCGCGAACGACGCCAACCCCGACGGTGTGCCGATCGAGGTCTTCGACGGTATCCGCGAGAGCGTGCTGAAGGACCGCTCGCAGTTCTGGAAGGACCTGTCCGAGTCGTTCTTCGGGGCCAACCACGGCCGTGACGTCTCCCAGGGCGCGAAGGACGACTTCTGGCGGATGGGCATGACGGCCGACCTGGTCTCTGCCTACGACTGCGTGAAAGCCTTCTCCGAGACCAACTTCGTCGAGGACCTGAAGGCCCTCGAGGTGCCGATCTTCATCGGCCACGGCGACGACGACCAGATCGTGCCGCTGGCCAACGCGGCCGAGAAGTCGATCAAGCTGGTCAAGGACGGCACGCTGAAGATCTACGCGGGCGCCCCGCACGGTGTGCACGGCGACTTCCAGCAGCAGTGGCAGAAGGACGTCCTGGCCTGGCTGGCCTGA
- a CDS encoding PAS domain-containing methyl-accepting chemotaxis protein, with translation MGESEVLEVDEAALSAACVETVLSGYLVLVVDTDTQRVVSLTWQTAQALGIEPQTLTGSTVEELLGRSLENLPDAQPRPGWASQDRPLALTLTPDHVRAVRLSHRARTGARTLLMLRDLSETVAAMAEWQAELQALTEGTMQIEFTTSGEIITADRWALERFGYAADEFTGLPHTRLCSPEEADSAALHDLWDRVCAGQSAGGVFRRRDRQGEPVWLRGHYVPIPGTDGRIVRVVLIARVIDGEMRRQTDLEGRVAAINRSQAVIEFALDGTVTAVNDNFLAIVDYDRAEVVGFNHQIFVDPEYAASAAYQEFWAGLRAGEFVSGEFHRVGRDGRDIWLQATYNPVLDPDGRPWKVVKYALDITAEKNRTAEFEGKVAAIDLSQAVIEFGLDGTVLTANDNFLMIMGYELGDVIGRQHRIFLAEDEDPVQYEEFWRRLRRGEFVTGEFRRRSRYGDDVWLRATYNPVLDPDGRPWKVIKYALDVTEEKRRSADYAGKMAAINRSQMMIEFDTSGKIIGANQNFLDLLGYQAEELIGRHHSLLVRPDEAQAPEYQQFWERLGRGQHDGGEYRRVTKSGAEVWIRATYSPVLDADGIPTKIVKFAVDVTQEKTRSVDLGGKLEAIDRAQSVAEFDLSGKTLSANENYLRTMGYAAEEVLGQPHSMFCSREYVTSEEYRDFWMRLRKGELISGRFQRKGKYGRDVWIQASYNPILDLDGKPLRVVHYSYDVSSFVSLQYRLQVKSRAMSETAQKLSEITALVAARCTRSDVMLSQAHDEAMTGTNSAPATLTSLSMIQRTANHVSEVSQFLADLARQSNAAAFTMSIELGRDQVAKESLAVIVEEVRRLAERSSQAAMEVIRLVDDVRLDINHGYEASRRGESAFGKVGGAVGKVRENVDTAAELVRGQQVLVADIIRLIDDLEEVSGPAPEEPEPAPEPPVEEPGGYESFGAYA, from the coding sequence GTGGGTGAATCCGAGGTTCTCGAGGTGGACGAGGCCGCGCTGTCAGCTGCGTGTGTCGAGACCGTGCTGTCCGGGTATCTGGTGCTGGTGGTGGACACCGACACCCAGCGTGTCGTCTCGCTGACGTGGCAGACCGCACAGGCCCTGGGCATCGAACCTCAGACGCTGACCGGATCGACCGTCGAGGAACTGCTGGGCCGCTCCCTGGAGAACCTGCCCGACGCGCAGCCCCGTCCCGGCTGGGCCTCGCAGGACCGCCCGCTGGCGCTGACCCTGACACCGGACCACGTGCGCGCCGTCCGGCTGTCGCACCGCGCCCGGACCGGGGCACGCACCCTGCTGATGCTGCGCGACCTCAGCGAGACGGTCGCGGCGATGGCGGAGTGGCAGGCCGAGCTCCAGGCCCTCACCGAGGGCACGATGCAGATCGAGTTCACCACCTCGGGCGAGATCATCACCGCCGACCGCTGGGCCCTGGAACGCTTCGGGTACGCGGCGGACGAGTTCACCGGCCTGCCGCACACCCGGCTGTGCTCACCGGAGGAGGCGGACAGCGCGGCCCTGCACGACCTGTGGGACCGGGTCTGCGCCGGCCAGTCCGCGGGCGGGGTGTTCCGGCGCCGCGATCGGCAGGGCGAACCGGTCTGGCTGCGCGGACACTACGTACCGATCCCCGGCACCGACGGCCGCATCGTCCGGGTCGTGCTGATCGCCCGGGTCATCGACGGTGAGATGCGCCGGCAGACCGATCTGGAGGGCCGGGTCGCCGCGATCAACCGGTCCCAGGCGGTGATCGAGTTCGCGCTCGACGGCACGGTCACGGCCGTGAACGACAACTTCCTGGCGATCGTGGACTACGACCGCGCCGAGGTGGTCGGGTTCAACCACCAGATCTTCGTCGACCCGGAGTACGCCGCGTCGGCCGCCTACCAGGAGTTCTGGGCCGGGCTGCGCGCCGGTGAGTTCGTCTCCGGCGAGTTCCACCGGGTCGGGCGCGACGGGCGCGACATCTGGCTGCAGGCCACCTACAACCCGGTGCTCGATCCGGACGGCCGGCCCTGGAAGGTGGTCAAGTACGCCCTCGACATCACGGCGGAGAAGAACCGCACGGCCGAGTTCGAGGGCAAGGTCGCCGCGATCGACCTGTCCCAGGCCGTGATCGAGTTCGGCCTGGACGGGACGGTCCTCACGGCCAACGACAACTTCCTCATGATCATGGGTTACGAGCTGGGCGACGTGATCGGCCGGCAGCACCGGATCTTCCTGGCCGAGGACGAGGATCCGGTGCAGTACGAGGAGTTCTGGCGCCGGCTGCGGCGGGGCGAGTTCGTCACCGGGGAGTTCCGGCGCCGCTCGCGCTACGGCGACGACGTGTGGCTGCGTGCTACCTACAACCCGGTGCTCGACCCGGACGGCCGGCCCTGGAAAGTGATCAAGTACGCGCTCGACGTCACCGAGGAGAAGCGGCGCAGCGCCGACTACGCCGGGAAGATGGCGGCCATCAACCGGTCCCAGATGATGATCGAGTTCGACACGTCCGGGAAGATCATCGGCGCGAACCAGAACTTCCTCGATCTGCTCGGGTACCAGGCGGAGGAACTCATCGGCCGCCACCACAGCCTGCTCGTGCGCCCGGACGAGGCCCAGGCCCCCGAGTACCAGCAGTTCTGGGAACGCCTGGGGCGCGGCCAGCACGACGGGGGCGAGTACCGCCGCGTCACCAAGTCCGGTGCCGAGGTGTGGATCCGCGCCACCTACAGCCCGGTGCTGGACGCCGACGGGATCCCGACCAAGATCGTCAAGTTCGCCGTCGACGTCACCCAGGAGAAGACCCGCAGCGTGGACCTGGGCGGAAAGCTGGAGGCCATCGACCGGGCCCAGTCCGTGGCCGAGTTCGACCTCTCCGGAAAGACTCTTTCAGCCAACGAGAACTACCTGCGCACCATGGGTTACGCGGCCGAGGAGGTGCTCGGGCAGCCGCACAGCATGTTCTGCTCCCGCGAGTACGTCACCTCGGAGGAGTACCGCGACTTCTGGATGCGCCTGCGCAAGGGCGAGCTGATCTCCGGGCGGTTCCAGCGCAAGGGCAAGTACGGTCGCGACGTATGGATCCAGGCCAGCTACAACCCGATCCTCGACCTCGACGGAAAGCCTCTGCGTGTAGTCCACTACTCCTACGACGTCAGCAGTTTCGTCAGCCTTCAGTACCGCCTGCAGGTGAAGAGCCGGGCGATGTCCGAGACCGCGCAGAAGCTCTCCGAGATCACCGCCCTGGTGGCGGCCCGCTGTACCCGCTCCGACGTGATGCTCAGCCAGGCCCACGACGAGGCCATGACCGGCACCAACTCGGCGCCCGCCACCCTGACCTCGCTCTCCATGATCCAGCGCACCGCCAACCACGTCAGCGAGGTCTCCCAGTTCCTCGCCGATCTCGCACGGCAGTCCAACGCGGCGGCCTTCACCATGTCGATCGAGCTGGGCCGCGACCAGGTCGCCAAGGAGAGCCTGGCGGTGATCGTGGAGGAGGTCCGGCGCCTGGCCGAGCGCTCCAGCCAGGCCGCCATGGAGGTCATCCGCCTGGTGGACGACGTCCGGCTGGATATCAACCACGGCTACGAGGCCTCCCGGCGCGGCGAGTCCGCCTTCGGCAAGGTCGGTGGCGCGGTCGGCAAGGTACGCGAGAACGTCGACACCGCAGCCGAGCTGGTACGCGGCCAGCAGGTGCTCGTGGCCGACATCATCCGCCTGATCGACGACCTGGAAGAGGTCTCCGGGCCGGCGCCGGAAGAGCCCGAGCCCGCACCCGAGCCCCCGGTCGAGGAGCCCGGGGGCTACGAGTCCTTCGGCGCTTACGCGTGA
- a CDS encoding flavin reductase family protein → MTSARPDPNVTPAASLNERFRAGFRRHAAGVSLVTCATPAGPVGLTASSLASVSAVPPMLSFSVAHKSSAGADLVASDRIGVTILGEDDALVAAAFARHGAERFTPEQGWEDGEDGLPVLKTAPVTMWGHPVHVLPAGESWLVLVEVTRVEFGPAGGPLIYHDRAFRSLQQLPIVLERPASA, encoded by the coding sequence ATGACGTCTGCACGCCCCGATCCGAACGTTACGCCCGCCGCATCGCTCAACGAGCGCTTCCGGGCCGGCTTCCGGCGGCACGCCGCCGGTGTGAGCCTGGTGACCTGTGCCACGCCGGCCGGGCCGGTCGGCCTGACCGCGTCGAGCCTGGCCTCGGTCAGCGCCGTGCCGCCCATGCTGTCGTTCTCCGTGGCCCACAAGAGCTCCGCGGGCGCCGACCTGGTGGCCAGCGACCGGATCGGGGTGACGATCCTGGGGGAGGACGACGCGCTGGTGGCCGCGGCCTTCGCCCGGCACGGGGCCGAGCGGTTCACACCGGAGCAGGGCTGGGAGGACGGCGAGGACGGCCTGCCGGTGCTGAAGACCGCCCCGGTGACCATGTGGGGCCACCCGGTGCACGTGCTGCCCGCGGGGGAGTCATGGCTGGTCCTGGTCGAGGTGACCCGCGTGGAGTTCGGGCCGGCGGGCGGGCCGCTGATCTATCACGACCGGGCCTTCCGGTCGCTGCAACAGCTGCCCATCGTGCTCGAGCGCCCAGCCTCCGCTTGA
- the sodN gene encoding superoxide dismutase, Ni translates to MLLAPTHDVSAHCDLPCGVYDPAQARLEAESVKAAITKALASDDDVFKARALAVKEERSDLVKHHLWVLWTDYFKPPHFAAYPQLHELFNEATKLAGAGGTKGSWDPAVADELLAKIDEIAGIFWETKKVAA, encoded by the coding sequence ATGCTTCTCGCCCCCACGCACGATGTCTCGGCCCACTGTGACCTGCCCTGCGGCGTCTACGACCCGGCCCAGGCCCGGCTCGAGGCCGAGTCGGTGAAGGCCGCCATCACCAAGGCCCTGGCCAGCGACGACGACGTGTTCAAGGCCCGTGCCCTGGCCGTCAAGGAAGAACGCTCCGACCTGGTCAAGCACCACCTCTGGGTGCTGTGGACCGACTACTTCAAGCCCCCGCACTTCGCGGCCTACCCGCAGCTGCACGAGCTGTTCAACGAGGCCACCAAGCTGGCCGGGGCCGGCGGAACGAAGGGTTCCTGGGACCCGGCGGTCGCCGACGAGCTGCTCGCGAAGATCGACGAGATCGCCGGGATCTTCTGGGAGACCAAGAAGGTCGCCGCCTGA
- a CDS encoding Clp protease N-terminal domain-containing protein yields the protein MTTQATDYPADKELRRALSHGHAQGGGMNGVGTNHLLAGLASRERIKEFLAPYDLTLWHVRRAAWSDDDTQPEAGRHEMPELEYLAGKPVYVSDAARAALERCREQASVNTGAGETTGATPVDLLLALLADRECRAVQVLTELAVDIDQLEAGLRRDEVPGRDDPMPPELRPTRDALAGHRRYVPRDLGKFWLSQLVKVLPQNFSGQAVLWVRLEAGDIAERRDGGKARTDDVLLALLTTYTVAQAYPQLLRNSTETFEGARALVAAGLDHDRVRTAMANSSLGDDMVPPRRLLGQDWPRDTSELLERLISEPANRSVRLLRVLGVDPDQLRAS from the coding sequence ATGACGACACAGGCGACGGACTACCCGGCCGACAAGGAACTGCGGCGGGCCCTGTCCCACGGCCACGCCCAGGGCGGGGGCATGAACGGGGTCGGCACCAACCATCTGCTGGCCGGTCTGGCCTCGCGCGAGCGGATCAAGGAGTTTCTCGCGCCGTACGACCTCACGCTGTGGCACGTGCGCCGGGCTGCCTGGTCGGACGACGACACACAGCCCGAGGCCGGCCGCCACGAGATGCCGGAGCTGGAGTATCTGGCCGGGAAGCCGGTGTACGTCAGTGACGCGGCGCGGGCCGCGCTGGAGCGCTGCCGTGAGCAGGCGTCCGTGAACACCGGAGCCGGCGAAACCACCGGGGCCACCCCGGTCGACCTGCTGCTGGCCCTGCTCGCCGACCGCGAGTGCCGCGCGGTCCAGGTGCTCACCGAGCTGGCTGTCGACATCGACCAGCTGGAGGCCGGCCTGCGCCGGGACGAGGTGCCCGGGCGGGACGACCCGATGCCGCCCGAACTGCGGCCCACCCGCGACGCCCTGGCCGGTCACCGTCGTTACGTACCGCGGGATCTGGGTAAGTTCTGGCTGTCACAGCTGGTGAAGGTGCTGCCGCAGAATTTCTCCGGACAGGCGGTGCTGTGGGTCCGGCTGGAGGCCGGCGACATCGCCGAGCGCCGGGACGGCGGGAAGGCCCGCACCGACGACGTGCTGCTCGCGCTCCTGACGACCTACACCGTGGCACAGGCCTATCCGCAGCTACTGCGGAACTCGACGGAGACGTTCGAGGGCGCCCGGGCCCTGGTGGCCGCCGGCCTGGATCACGATCGGGTGCGCACGGCCATGGCCAACAGCAGCCTGGGTGACGACATGGTGCCGCCGCGCCGGCTGCTGGGCCAGGACTGGCCGCGCGACACCTCCGAGCTGCTGGAACGCCTGATCAGCGAGCCCGCCAACCGCAGCGTGCGGCTGCTGCGGGTACTGGGTGTCGACCCGGATCAGCTCCGGGCCTCCTGA
- a CDS encoding thioredoxin domain-containing protein, protein MGFRGVRRRGTASRRLRHESRGVTTGEIIARVFGADHGVFVNRHTCAYRDPDMMNSLTAERHDQVLGTGLNVVVFRMAESPACRQFQPELDDLVRRRPEIAVWTVEAMKERALSTRHHLKALPSIVIYRDGLPCRRFAGAMAADALSDAIDEVAVADMGEEHQDWMLWMAETGEAGSPYIDGQASADPGEVGTPGGLDHSASRRPDSRGQAVELDPVVPSRPGVPMTEGVGEPLAPMMPAASMRPARPMRSAMAATLATPMGAVVPAGAGFAPRRTDDPVSGRNLESLMNSATIAWYAGDAATAIRDFTTLLEMDPTSEQVLSSRGQVLADNGGGVTAVKDLDRAIAGSIDEFSAAYARSARALALAQSGRHDEADIDMAEALAVTPNSAWAHFRKARILLLRGDLAGMDSALRRAMETAEPPLTEHQRAMAQALLQLT, encoded by the coding sequence CTGGGCTTTCGGGGAGTTCGCCGACGCGGAACTGCATCACGCCGGTTACGTCATGAGTCCCGGGGAGTAACGACCGGTGAAATAATCGCCCGGGTGTTCGGCGCAGACCACGGTGTTTTCGTGAACCGGCACACCTGTGCTTATCGTGATCCGGACATGATGAATTCTTTGACGGCCGAGCGCCATGACCAGGTGCTGGGCACCGGTCTGAACGTCGTGGTTTTCAGGATGGCCGAAAGTCCCGCCTGCCGGCAGTTCCAGCCTGAGCTCGACGACCTCGTCAGACGCCGGCCGGAGATCGCGGTGTGGACGGTCGAGGCGATGAAGGAACGCGCGCTCTCCACCCGTCATCATCTGAAGGCCCTGCCCAGCATCGTCATCTATCGCGACGGGCTGCCCTGCCGGCGGTTCGCCGGGGCGATGGCGGCCGACGCGCTGTCGGACGCGATCGACGAGGTGGCCGTCGCCGACATGGGCGAGGAGCATCAGGACTGGATGCTCTGGATGGCCGAGACCGGTGAGGCCGGTTCGCCGTACATCGATGGCCAGGCCTCGGCAGATCCGGGCGAGGTGGGTACTCCCGGTGGCCTCGACCACTCGGCGTCCCGGCGCCCGGATTCCCGCGGGCAGGCCGTGGAGCTGGACCCGGTGGTGCCTTCCCGGCCGGGAGTCCCCATGACGGAAGGCGTGGGCGAACCGCTCGCGCCGATGATGCCGGCCGCCTCGATGAGGCCGGCCAGGCCGATGAGGTCGGCGATGGCGGCCACGCTGGCCACACCGATGGGGGCTGTCGTACCCGCCGGGGCCGGGTTCGCACCCCGGCGAACGGATGACCCCGTTTCGGGTAGAAATCTGGAATCCCTCATGAATTCGGCCACGATCGCCTGGTACGCCGGGGATGCGGCTACAGCTATTCGCGACTTCACTACTCTTCTCGAGATGGATCCGACATCGGAACAGGTCCTGAGCTCGCGAGGGCAGGTGCTGGCCGACAACGGAGGAGGCGTCACTGCCGTGAAAGACCTCGACCGGGCAATCGCCGGATCGATCGACGAATTCTCCGCGGCCTATGCGCGATCGGCCCGGGCCCTGGCCCTGGCCCAGAGCGGGCGGCACGACGAGGCCGACATCGACATGGCCGAGGCGCTCGCGGTCACCCCGAACAGTGCGTGGGCGCATTTCCGCAAGGCCCGCATCCTGTTGCTGCGCGGTGATCTCGCCGGCATGGACTCCGCGTTGCGCCGGGCCATGGAGACGGCCGAGCCGCCCCTGACCGAGCACCAGCGGGCGATGGCGCAGGCGTTGCTGCAGCTGACCTGA
- a CDS encoding TerC family protein gives MDVHLYTWVITAIVLIAVLGLDVFVIGRNVHEPSMREAGIAVTVFVALAVIFGLGVWATAGSAYAGEFFAGWLTEYSLSVDNLFIFLIIMGKLGVPRHLQQYALTIGIILALVFRAVFIAVGAAAISRFSWVFFIFGAFLVYTAAKLVADYRNHGDEEDEVTENALMRFVNRRFPSTDDFEGRALTVVRDGKRLITPMLFVIIALGSTDLLFALDSIPAIYGLTQEPYLVFTANVFALMGLRQLYFLIGGLLQRLIYLSLGLSFILAFIGVKLVLHAMHEYHWADWAPFGGEIPIWLSLTVIIGTLVVTTVASLAASARKP, from the coding sequence GTGGACGTTCACCTGTACACCTGGGTCATCACCGCGATCGTGCTGATCGCCGTGCTGGGCCTCGACGTGTTCGTCATCGGGCGCAACGTGCACGAACCGTCGATGCGCGAGGCCGGCATCGCCGTCACGGTGTTCGTGGCGCTGGCGGTGATCTTCGGCCTGGGTGTCTGGGCCACCGCCGGAAGCGCTTACGCGGGTGAGTTCTTCGCGGGCTGGCTGACCGAGTACAGCCTGTCGGTCGACAACCTGTTCATCTTCCTCATCATCATGGGGAAACTCGGCGTGCCCCGCCATCTCCAGCAGTACGCCCTGACCATCGGCATCATCCTGGCCCTGGTGTTCCGGGCGGTCTTCATCGCCGTGGGCGCGGCCGCGATCAGCCGGTTCTCGTGGGTCTTCTTCATCTTCGGCGCGTTCCTCGTCTACACCGCCGCCAAGCTGGTGGCCGACTACCGCAATCACGGTGACGAGGAGGACGAGGTCACCGAGAACGCCCTGATGCGCTTCGTCAACCGCCGCTTCCCCTCCACCGACGACTTCGAGGGCCGGGCCCTGACCGTGGTGCGGGACGGGAAACGGCTGATCACGCCCATGCTCTTCGTCATCATCGCCCTGGGCAGCACCGACCTGCTCTTCGCCCTCGACTCGATCCCCGCCATCTACGGCCTCACCCAGGAGCCGTACCTGGTCTTCACCGCCAATGTCTTCGCCCTGATGGGCCTGCGGCAGCTCTACTTCCTCATCGGAGGGCTGCTGCAGAGACTCATCTACCTGTCGCTGGGCCTGTCGTTCATCCTGGCCTTCATCGGTGTGAAGCTCGTGCTGCACGCGATGCACGAGTACCACTGGGCGGACTGGGCTCCCTTCGGCGGCGAGATCCCGATCTGGCTGTCCCTGACGGTCATCATCGGGACGCTGGTCGTGACCACGGTGGCCAGCCTGGCCGCGTCCGCCCGGAAACCCTAG
- a CDS encoding Clp protease N-terminal domain-containing protein produces the protein MTTTARAPFPGSDEFNQIWTRAFIHADESVGTHHLLRGMMHRQPVRDALDAYDITEQVLRGLVQQEADETGDVGRMLAVTVEPTQFSSAAAAALDRAQDSASVTGRADRSPVDVLLAMLGDSQCRATGILAECGADIAELRDALREGRVPARHERLPASLHRTRDALIGRVRYEPQGRGVVRWLRKVVLSLADQNLAANPVLWVRLEAAELAREKGRRLSSDDVLLALLTTHQVALAYPHLVGGGQHRYGGGQALAAAGLDHDHVRDTMAVTDLGRDALPPPASFGDWPQDTRQVLERLVCVEGNRSARLLSALGVGLVPDHTQPMCD, from the coding sequence ATGACGACGACGGCCCGCGCACCCTTCCCCGGCAGCGACGAGTTCAACCAGATCTGGACCCGTGCCTTCATCCACGCCGACGAGAGTGTCGGCACCCACCACCTGCTGCGCGGCATGATGCACAGGCAACCCGTGCGCGACGCGCTGGACGCCTACGACATCACCGAGCAGGTGCTGCGCGGACTCGTCCAGCAGGAGGCGGACGAAACCGGTGACGTCGGGCGGATGCTGGCCGTCACGGTGGAGCCGACGCAGTTCTCCTCCGCTGCCGCGGCCGCCCTCGACCGTGCCCAGGACAGCGCCTCGGTGACGGGCCGGGCCGACCGCAGCCCGGTCGACGTGCTGCTGGCGATGCTCGGGGACTCGCAGTGCCGGGCCACGGGCATCCTCGCCGAGTGCGGCGCCGACATCGCCGAACTGCGCGATGCCCTGCGCGAGGGACGGGTGCCGGCCCGCCACGAGCGACTGCCCGCCTCCCTGCACCGGACCCGCGACGCCCTGATCGGCCGGGTCCGCTACGAGCCCCAGGGCCGGGGCGTGGTGCGCTGGCTGCGGAAGGTCGTGCTGAGCCTGGCCGACCAGAACCTGGCCGCGAACCCGGTGTTATGGGTCCGGCTGGAGGCCGCCGAGCTGGCCCGGGAGAAGGGCCGCCGGCTGAGTTCCGACGACGTGCTGCTGGCGCTGCTCACCACCCACCAGGTGGCCCTGGCGTACCCGCACCTGGTGGGGGGCGGTCAACACCGCTACGGCGGCGGTCAGGCGCTGGCCGCCGCCGGGCTCGACCACGACCACGTGCGCGACACGATGGCCGTCACCGACCTGGGCCGCGACGCCCTGCCCCCGCCGGCCAGCTTCGGCGACTGGCCGCAGGACACCCGCCAGGTGCTCGAGCGGCTGGTCTGTGTGGAGGGAAACCGCAGCGCCCGGCTGCTGAGCGCCCTCGGCGTCGGCCTAGTTCCGGACCACACCCAGCCGATGTGCGATTAG
- a CDS encoding response regulator transcription factor, with protein sequence MTDAPVRVLIADDDALVRGGIRFVLSMVEGIDVAWEAGDGAEAVEKALEHRPDVVLMDVQMPGTDGLTALIRLRESWPEAVVIILTTFGESDYVTRALAGGAAGFLLKDAAAEDLARAVRAAANGDAFLSPAVTRQLLDGLNAPTPAASPRASTQASPAPGIELPEFAEKGLRELSAREREVLVLVAQGLSNAAISTQLWISEATVKTHVSRVLTKLGCENRVQAALIAHRLGVVRN encoded by the coding sequence ATGACGGACGCACCGGTACGGGTCTTGATCGCGGACGACGACGCCCTGGTGCGCGGCGGGATCCGGTTCGTGCTGTCGATGGTGGAGGGCATCGATGTCGCCTGGGAGGCCGGCGACGGCGCCGAGGCCGTCGAGAAGGCCCTCGAGCACCGGCCCGACGTGGTGCTCATGGATGTGCAGATGCCCGGCACCGACGGCCTGACCGCCCTGATCCGGCTGCGCGAGAGCTGGCCGGAGGCGGTGGTCATCATCCTGACCACGTTCGGCGAGAGCGACTACGTGACCCGGGCGCTGGCCGGTGGGGCGGCCGGGTTCCTGCTGAAAGACGCGGCGGCCGAGGACCTGGCCCGGGCCGTGCGGGCGGCGGCGAACGGGGACGCGTTCCTCTCCCCCGCGGTCACCCGTCAGCTGCTCGACGGCCTGAACGCACCCACGCCCGCCGCGTCGCCCCGAGCGTCGACCCAGGCCTCACCCGCGCCCGGGATCGAGCTGCCCGAGTTCGCCGAGAAGGGTCTGCGGGAGCTCAGCGCCCGCGAGCGCGAGGTGCTGGTGCTCGTGGCGCAGGGCCTCTCGAACGCCGCGATCAGCACGCAGCTGTGGATCAGCGAAGCCACGGTGAAGACCCACGTGAGCCGGGTGCTGACCAAGCTGGGGTGTGAGAACCGGGTGCAGGCAGCCCTAATCGCACATCGGCTGGGTGTGGTCCGGAACTAG